A genomic window from Haliaeetus albicilla chromosome 10, bHalAlb1.1, whole genome shotgun sequence includes:
- the LOC138687112 gene encoding claw keratin-like: MSCSSLCAPSCGVAAPAPLADTCNEPCVRQCPDSTVVIQPPPSVVTFPGPILSSFPQYSVVGSAGAPGVGGGFGGTFGGRGGFGGLGGYGGSWGYGGYGGYGGYGGYGGYGGYGGCGYGGRGSFGGLGGCGGSWGYDGYGGYGGYGGYKGYRGYGRCRYGSWD; this comes from the exons atgtcctgctccagcctgtGCGCCCCTTCCTGCGGGGTGgccgccccagccccgctggCTGACACCTGCAACGAGCCCTGCGTGCGGCAGTGCCCCGACTCCACGGTGGTGATCCAGCCCCCGCCCTCGGtggtcaccttccccgggcccatcctcagctccttcccgcaGTACAGCGTTGTTGGCTCGGCGGGAGCCCCCGGAGTTGGAGGGGGCTTTGGTGGCACTTTTGGAGGCCGTGGCGGTTTTGGAGGCCTTGGGGGCTATGGAGGCTCTTGGGGCTATGGAGGCTACGGTGGCTATGGGGGCTACGGAGGCTACGGGGGCTACGGAGGCTATGGGGGTTGCGGATATGGCG GCCGTGGCAGTTTTGGAGGCCTTGGGGGCTGTGGAGGCTCTTGGGGCTATGATGGCTATGGGGGCTACGGAGGTTATGGGGGCTACAAGGGCTACAGAGGCTATGGGCGTTGCAGATATGGCAGCTGGGACTGA
- the LOC104319655 gene encoding claw keratin, with protein sequence MSCSSLCAPSCGVAAPAPLADTCNEPCVRQCPDSTVVIQPPPSVVTFPGPILSSFPQYSVVGSAGAPGVGGGFGGTFGGRGGFGGLGGYGGSWGYGGYGGYGGYGGYGGYGGYGGCGYGGWGRGHRYLNGNCGPC encoded by the coding sequence atgtcctgctccagcctgtGCGCCCCTTCCTGCGGGgtggccgccccggccccgctggcTGACACCTGCAACGAGCCCTGCGTGCGGCAGTGCCCCGACTCCACGGTGGTGATCCAGCCCCCGCCCTCGGtggtcaccttccccgggcccatcctcagctccttcccgcaGTACAGCGTTGTTGGCTCGGCGGGAGCCCCCGGAGTTGGAGGGGGCTTTGGTGGCACTTTTGGAGGCCGTGGCGGTTTTGGAGGCCTTGGGGGCTATGGAGGCTCTTGGGGCTATGGAGGCTACGGTGGCTATGGGGGCTACGGAGGCTACGGGGGCTACGGAGGCTATGGGGGTTGCGGATATGGCGGCTGGGGCCGAGGCCACAGGTACCTCAACGGCAACTGTGGGCCTTGCTAA